One Clostridium sp. CM027 genomic window carries:
- the tnpA gene encoding IS200/IS605 family transposase, protein MILDTNNHSVFLLNYHLVLVIKYRRKVINDEISNRLKEIFEYICPKYNMNLGEWNHDEDHIHLLFRGSPNTDISKFLNAYKSASSRLIKKEFPSIRNQLWKEYFWSRSYCLITTGGDPIDIVRKYIENQGMK, encoded by the coding sequence TTGATTTTAGATACTAATAATCATTCAGTATTCTTGCTTAATTATCATTTAGTATTGGTTATAAAGTATAGACGTAAAGTAATAAATGATGAAATATCAAATAGGCTAAAAGAAATATTTGAATATATATGTCCAAAATATAATATGAATTTAGGTGAATGGAATCATGATGAAGACCATATACATCTTCTATTTAGAGGCTCACCGAATACAGATATATCAAAATTTCTAAATGCTTATAAAAGTGCTAGTAGTAGGCTTATAAAAAAAGAGTTCCCATCAATAAGAAACCAATTATGGAAAGAGTATTTTTGGAGTAGAAGTTATTGTCTTATAACAACTGGTGGTGATCCAATAGATATAGTTAGAAAATATATCGAAAATCAAGGCATGAAATGA
- the dcm gene encoding DNA (cytosine-5-)-methyltransferase, whose protein sequence is MNKTICELFAGVGGFRVGFENACEDWITVWANQWEPNKKTQHAFECYKSHFEEQGGINEYSNTDISEVPTAMIPEHSVLVGGFPCQDYSVASTGALGIHGKKGVLWWEIERILKEKTPPFVLLENVDRLLKSPTSQRGRDFGIILACLNNLGYYVEWRVINAAEYGLQQRRRRTFIFAAHKSTKYYLEIKTDVKSILQSEGFFSSTFNVGDFTEGEISHTEMNCLYPLDILDVSNNFEFEFRNSGVCFGGKIFTVQTTPNKLIKDPPLTLFNLLEKSVDEKYSLSEDDFEKWNFMKGAKAIERTSKTGHKYIFREGALSFPDSIDKPARTMLTSEASKNRSTHVVADLTTKKLRLLTPIECERINGFPDDWTNTGMTHSFRYFCMGNALVVNIVTLMAKTLHNIIEKED, encoded by the coding sequence GTGAATAAAACTATATGTGAATTATTTGCTGGTGTAGGTGGCTTTAGAGTGGGCTTTGAAAATGCCTGCGAAGACTGGATTACTGTGTGGGCAAACCAATGGGAACCAAATAAAAAAACTCAACATGCCTTTGAATGTTATAAATCTCACTTCGAAGAACAAGGTGGAATTAATGAATATAGCAACACTGATATTTCTGAGGTTCCAACTGCCATGATACCTGAACATTCCGTTCTTGTAGGCGGATTTCCCTGTCAAGATTACTCAGTTGCCTCTACTGGCGCTTTAGGCATTCATGGCAAAAAAGGTGTTCTCTGGTGGGAAATTGAAAGAATACTAAAAGAAAAAACGCCTCCATTTGTTTTACTTGAAAATGTTGATAGGCTTTTAAAATCGCCAACTTCTCAACGTGGTCGTGATTTTGGTATAATACTCGCTTGCTTAAATAATTTAGGATATTATGTTGAGTGGAGAGTAATAAATGCTGCTGAATACGGATTACAACAGCGTAGAAGACGTACTTTTATATTTGCAGCTCATAAAAGCACTAAATATTATCTTGAAATAAAAACAGATGTTAAATCTATATTGCAGTCTGAGGGCTTCTTTAGCTCAACATTTAATGTTGGTGATTTTACTGAAGGAGAAATTTCTCATACAGAGATGAATTGTTTATATCCTTTAGATATTTTAGATGTATCTAATAATTTTGAGTTTGAGTTTAGAAACTCAGGTGTTTGCTTTGGTGGTAAAATATTCACAGTTCAAACTACACCAAATAAATTAATAAAAGATCCACCTCTAACATTATTTAATTTACTTGAAAAATCAGTTGATGAAAAATACTCTCTTTCAGAAGACGATTTTGAAAAATGGAACTTCATGAAAGGTGCAAAAGCGATAGAAAGAACCTCTAAAACAGGGCATAAATATATTTTTAGAGAGGGTGCTTTATCCTTCCCTGATTCTATTGATAAGCCTGCAAGAACTATGCTTACTAGCGAAGCAAGCAAAAATCGTAGTACCCATGTTGTAGCAGATTTAACTACTAAAAAATTACGTCTGTTAACGCCTATTGAATGTGAAAGAATTAATGGATTCCCTGATGATTGGACCAATACAGGCATGACTCATTCATTTAGATATTTCTGTATGGGTAACGCTTTAGTTGTTAATATAGTTACCTTAATGGCTAAAACTCTGCATAATATTATAGAAAAAGAAGACTAG